The Alkalinema sp. FACHB-956 sequence GTCAGCTCGAAATCGCTCGTCTGGTCGGACTGCGACCCTACAACGCGATCGCCTTCACCGGCCCGATCGCGGTGTTTGTCAGCGTCTTCCTGATGTACCCATTGGGCCAGTCTTCCTGGTTCTTTGCCCCGAGCTTTGGGGTAGCGGGGATTTTCCGCTTCATCCTGTTCGTGCAAGGGTTCCACAACTTCACGCTCAACCCCTTCCACATGATGGGAGTGGCGGGCATTCTGGGTGGAGCGCTGCTGTGCGCCATCCACGGTGCGACCGTTGAGAACACGCTGTTTGAAGATGGTGAAGGCTCGAACACCTTCCGTGCGTTCAACCCGACCCAAGCGGAAGAAACGTACTCGATGGTGACCGCGAACCGCTTCTGGTCGCAGATTTTCGGGATTGCGTTTTCCAACAAGCGTTGGTTGCACTTCTTCATGCTGTTTGTGCCCGTGACTGGGTTGTGGATGGCATCGGTTGGGATTGTGGGCATCGCGTTGAACCTGCGGGCCTATGACTTTGTGTCGCAGGAATTGCGGGCAGCGGAAGACCCTGAATTTGAAACCTTCTATACGAAGAACATTCTGTTGAATGAGGGGATCCGTGCTTGGATGGCTCCTCAAGACCAGATTCACGAACACTTTACTTTCCCCGAAGAGGTACTGCCCCGTGGTAACGCTCTCTAATCGCATGGTGGCGGGGAACCGGGACCAAGAATCCTCGGGATTTGCTTGGTGGTCGGGTAATGCTCGCCTGATTAATCTTTCTGGTAAGTTGCTCGGTGCTCACGTAGCCCACGCAGGTCTCATCGTATTCTGGGCTGGTGCGATGACCCTGTTCGAAACCGCGCACTTCATCCCTGAAAAGCCCATGTATGAGCAAGGTTTAATCCTGCTTCCTCACCTTGCAACCCTAGGTTGGGGCGTAGGCCCGGGTGGTGAAGTTGTTGATACCTTCCCATACTTTGTTGCAGGTGTATTGCACCTGATTTCTTCGGCGGTTCTCGGTCTGGGTGGGATTTACCACGCAGTTCGTGGCCCCGATACCCTGGAAGAATATTCCACCTTCTTTGGCTACGACTGGAAAGACAAGAACCAAATGACCAATATTATTGGTTATCACCTGCTGATGCTGGGTGGCGGTGCTTTGCTCTTGGTCGCTAAAGCCATGTTCTTCGGTGGCGTATACGATACCTGGGCACCCGGTGGTGGTGACGTTCGTGTGATTACGAACCCGACCCTAAACCCTGCGGTAATCTTTGGCTATCTCACCAAGGCTCCCTTCGGTGGTGAAGGCTGGATCATCGGGGTGGACAACATGGAAGACATCATCGGCGGTCACATTTGGATCGCGTTGATTTGTATCTTCGGTGGTGTTTGGCACATCCTCACCAAACCCTTTGGTTGGGCGCGTCGTGCATTCATTTGGTCTGGTGAAGCTTACCTTTCCTACAGCCTTGGTGCACTGTCCATGATGGGCTTCATTGCTTCCGTCATGGTGTGGTATAACAACACGGCTTACCCCAGTGAATTCTTTGGCCCCACTGGCCCTGAAGCGTCCCAAGCACAAGCGATGACCTTCTTGATCCGTGACCAAAAGCTGGGTGCTAACGTCGGTTCTGCTCAAGGCCCCACGGGTCTGGGTAAATACCTGATGCGCTCTCCCACGGGTGAAATCATCTTCGGTGGTGAAACCATGCGTTTCTGGGACTTCCGTGGTCCTTGGTTGGAGCCTCTGCGTGGACCTAACGGTCTGGATTTGAGCAAGATCAAAAATGATATTCAGCCTTGGCAAGTACGTCGGGCTGCTGAATACATGACCCATGCACCGCTGGGTTCCATCAACTCGGTGGGTGGCGTAGCAACGGAAATTAACTCCTTTAACTACGTGAACCCCCGCGCTTGGTTGGCAGCTTCCCACTTCATCCTTGGTTTCTTCTTCTTGATTGGTCACCTATGGCACGCTGGTCGTGCTCGGGCTGCGGTTGCAGGCTTTGAGAGAGGGATCGATCGTGAGAATGAACCCGCACTGTCTATGCCTAACCTTGACTAATCAACTAGTTCGATTGGATCAACAGGTTGATTTAAGTCTGGTTTAGACAAAGATGATAAAAAGGCTCCTTACAGGAGCCTTTTTATTTTTAGTCAAGCATTTTTGTTGGGATGAGTCGGGTCTTATTAGTTTGATTTTGGAGTTCTATGGATATACCGTTAGAGATGCTCTCAGTTGACTGACAGTTATCTACAACGCCTTGCTGTTGCGTGAGAAAAGAGTTGGTTATGAGGCATTCAGGCGGAATTCCAGGTGGAATTCGGTTGAGACAAGGTTCTAGGAGAGGAATAATTGCACTATCGGAACTCAGCTGATCATGACGCTGACTGCCATGACCAACAAAAGTGCTATGACCAACAAAAGTATGACAGCAATACCTATGACAGCAATACCTATACCAACAAAGAGTCATCTGAGCTGATGGCCAACGGAAAGACAAAAAAGCTTTGCAGTTAACTACAAAGCTTTCAATCAGAATCCATAGGGGAATCAAACTGTTGTCAAATCGGTAATACCTGCCAAATCGGAAATCTCATTCACCAATAAATGATCTAAATGACCTACCATTTCAGCAAGTTAAACTGCTCCATATCCACCGTGTCGCGGTTGCGGTAGATGGCTAAAACGATCGCGAGTCCTACAGCAGCTTCTGCAGCAGCGATCGCAATCACAAACGTCGTGAAGACTTGGCCTTTAATGTCTTGAGGATCTAGATAATTGGAAAACGCCATCAAATTGAGGTTGACAGCATTCAACATTAGTTCGATCGACATCAAAACCCGAACCGCATTGCGACTCGTTACCAAACCATAGACCCCAATGCAGAACAAAGCAGCTGCAATTAGAAGAAAGTACTGGAGTTGCATCGGTTGAATTCCTTACGCTTCAATTCCTAAACGAATAGAGAGGGATAAAGGTGATCAGGATTGGGGCGGTCTCATCTTGAAGATTCGTTACTTCTGCTCAGCCTTAGACGCTGCTACCAACTCCCGAGGACGTTCCGGCAACATAAGTGCTTCGTCTTCACCCTTCGAAGAGCGAATTTCCGGAATAAATTCCCGACGAGCCAACACGATCGCGCCAATCAGTGCCATCAGCAGCAACACCGACACCAGTTCAAAGGGCAACAAATAGTCGCTGAAGAAATGCAGCCCGATCGTTACAATACCGCTATCACCCGCTGGGACGAGAGGAGAAATGGCCCAAGGGGTTGAAACAATCATGGTTCCCAACAACGCAAACAGCCCAATACAAATTAAGGCCGTGGCTGCTTGACGCACAACCAGCCCTTTGACAGGCTTGAAGTCTTCACGCTTATTGACAAGCATGATGGCAAAGAGAATCAAAACGTTAATCGCACCAACATAGATCAGAATTTGAGCGGCTGCCACAAAGTCAGCATTGAGCAACAAATACAGTCCGGACATGCTGATGAAAACGCCCCCCAACAAAAATGCCGAGTAGACTACGTTACCTAATAA is a genomic window containing:
- the psbC gene encoding photosystem II reaction center protein CP43, which codes for MVTLSNRMVAGNRDQESSGFAWWSGNARLINLSGKLLGAHVAHAGLIVFWAGAMTLFETAHFIPEKPMYEQGLILLPHLATLGWGVGPGGEVVDTFPYFVAGVLHLISSAVLGLGGIYHAVRGPDTLEEYSTFFGYDWKDKNQMTNIIGYHLLMLGGGALLLVAKAMFFGGVYDTWAPGGGDVRVITNPTLNPAVIFGYLTKAPFGGEGWIIGVDNMEDIIGGHIWIALICIFGGVWHILTKPFGWARRAFIWSGEAYLSYSLGALSMMGFIASVMVWYNNTAYPSEFFGPTGPEASQAQAMTFLIRDQKLGANVGSAQGPTGLGKYLMRSPTGEIIFGGETMRFWDFRGPWLEPLRGPNGLDLSKIKNDIQPWQVRRAAEYMTHAPLGSINSVGGVATEINSFNYVNPRAWLAASHFILGFFFLIGHLWHAGRARAAVAGFERGIDRENEPALSMPNLD
- the nuoK gene encoding NADH-quinone oxidoreductase subunit NuoK, whose product is MQLQYFLLIAAALFCIGVYGLVTSRNAVRVLMSIELMLNAVNLNLMAFSNYLDPQDIKGQVFTTFVIAIAAAEAAVGLAIVLAIYRNRDTVDMEQFNLLKW
- a CDS encoding NADH-quinone oxidoreductase subunit J, with the protein product MNLAEGVQIVSFGLLAIMMLGSAFGVVLLGNVVYSAFLLGGVFISMSGLYLLLNADFVAAAQILIYVGAINVLILFAIMLVNKREDFKPVKGLVVRQAATALICIGLFALLGTMIVSTPWAISPLVPAGDSGIVTIGLHFFSDYLLPFELVSVLLLMALIGAIVLARREFIPEIRSSKGEDEALMLPERPRELVAASKAEQK